In Ischnura elegans chromosome 6, ioIscEleg1.1, whole genome shotgun sequence, one genomic interval encodes:
- the LOC124161325 gene encoding uncharacterized protein LOC124161325, whose protein sequence is MATRETQIKKFEKLNNNQHPEQITDGPEKDRCVVNLTDLNLDNATSSILAKGLNFALAPRAIPQEKFISEIESVVRRLPKTDADEIREDVARVLRAAKPPKPNTTAEKRKALKRLRENKNILVLPADKGSATVLITKEEYEQKICDILKDTTYKKLKTDPTAKTERSTKAIIKKSSIPTEEQRGLLPRASKPPRLYGLPKIHKQGVPLRPIVSQIDAPTYHLAKYLAQSLQPHVGKTSSYVKNSAHFIDIIKNVSIKKSDILVSFDVVSLFTNIPIPDAVEVVRSLTSDGIPKDFPELVEHCLRNSFFLWNGCYYEQTEGAAMGSPLSPVVANLFMEKFEKEALESCEKKPKLWLRYVDDTFVIWPHGVQELQVFLRHLNSQHHGIQFTMDMEKEQSLNFLDVLVTKKDNGGLGHAVYRKLTHTDRYLNAASHHHPSQKASLVATLVNRAYNISDDNSLSTEIKHLTSALQKNGYWRELAEDIPVAEDMKTSED, encoded by the exons ATGGCAACACGGGAAACTCAGATAAAGAAATTTGAGAAGCTGAACAACAATCAACACCCGGAACAGATTACTgatggccctgaaaaggaccgttGTGTCGTCAACCTCACGGACCTTAACCTAGATAACGCGACTAGTTCGATACTAGCCAAGGGATTAAATTTCGCTTTAGCACCTAGAGCGATACctcaagaaaaattcatcagtgaaaTTGAGTCGGTTGTCCGGAGGCTTCCTAAAACGGACGCAGACGAGATCAGAGAAGACGTTGCTCGCGTCCTTCGCGCCGCCAAGCCACCAAAGCCGAACACCACTGccgagaagaggaaagccttaaAGAGGCTACgtgaaaataagaatattctCGTTTTACCGGCGGACAAAGGCAGCGCTACAGTCCTGATTACAAAGGAAGAGTACGAGCAGAAGATATGTGACATCCTCAAGGATACCACCTACAAAAAACTGAAGACCGATCCGACGGCCAAAACGGAACGCAGCACTAAGGCCATCATAAAGAAGTCTTCAATTCCAACTGAAGAACAACGAGGACTTTTGCCGCGTGCCTCCAAGCCACCGAGATTATACGGACTCCCCAAGATACACAAGCAAGGAGTGCCGCTCAGACCTATAGTCAGCCAAATCGACGCGCCGACATACCATCTTGCGAAATACCTGGCTCAATCCCTGCAGCCACATGTTGGAAAAACTTCATCTTATGTGAAGAACTCTGCTCACTTCATAGACATCATAAAAAATGTCTCCATCAAAAAAAGCGACATTTTAGTGAGCTTCGACGTGGTGTCGCTTTTCACCAACATTCCGATTCCAGATGCAGTTGAAGTTGTAAGATCGCTCACATCTGATGGTATTCCTAAGGACTTCCCGGAACTCGTCGAGCACTGCCTAAGGAACTCGTTTTTTCTATGGAATGGTTGCTACTACGAACAGACGGAGGGCGCGGCGATGGGTTCACCATTATCGCCAGTAGTGGCTAATCTCTTCATGGAGAAATTCGAAAAGGAAGCACTCGAATCCTGCGAAAAGAAGCCGAAGTTGTGGCTGAGATATGTGGACGACACGTTCGTCATCTGGCCCCATGGTGTACAGGAATTACAAGTGTTCCTTCGACACCTGAACTCACAACATCATGGAATCCAATTTACTATGGACATGGAGAAggagcagtcattaaattttctggatgtcctcgTGACCAAAAAAGACAACGGGGGACTCGGCCATGCTGTCTACAGAAAGCTTACGCACACCGACAGATATCTAAATGcagcatctcaccatcatcccagtCAGAAGGCCTCACTAGTGGCTACATTGGTCAACAGAGCATATAATATCTCCGATGATAACTCCCTCTCCACGGAGATAAAGCACCTCACTTCGGCActccagaaaaatggatattgGAGAGAactg GCTGAAGATATTCCAGTGGCCGAAGACATGAAGACTTCTGAAGATTGA